In a genomic window of Carassius gibelio isolate Cgi1373 ecotype wild population from Czech Republic chromosome A3, carGib1.2-hapl.c, whole genome shotgun sequence:
- the LOC127943397 gene encoding nematocyst expressed protein 3-like: MSAAMYSSASKRNGFEGSRLVVFRGTRGGRSGASGREDVRQRSPLWPPIDPRFGWGRPFPQDVPRGEGKCRSAEPAPWYQMAASPVQRHQMAASSAPQHKMAASSVPQHKIAANSAPQHKMAASLAPQPKMAASLAPQPKMAASLAPQPKMAASLATQPRMAASLAPQPKMAASLAPQPRMAASPAPQHKMADSTPPTLHRRGRRRRQAATVPQDPENVPERTAAIHEAIPDAVPAAVSEAVAEAVPDAVPAAVLEADAVPVAVPEAEAVAEAVPDAMPATVPEAEAVPAAVPEAEAVAEAVPDAVPVAVPEAGAVAEVIPDAVPAAAPEAEAVPEAVPDAVPEAVPDAVPEAVPDAVPEAVPDAVPEAVPDAVPEAVPDAVPEAVPDAVPEAVPDAVPEAVPDAVPEAVPDAV, translated from the exons atgtctgctgccatgtactcatcagccagcaagcgtaatggttttgagggctctcgcctagtggtgttccgggggaccaggggaggtcgctccggagcaagcggtcgagaggatGTCCGGCAGCGATCGCCACTGTGGCCTCCCATCGATCCGAGATTCGGATGGGGGCGGCCATTTCCCCAAgatgtcccgagaggagaggggaaatgcagatcggctgagccagcgccgtggtaccagatggccgccagtcctgtacAGCGGCACcaaatggccgccagctcagcgccacagcacaagatggccgccagctcagtccCACAGCACAAGATTGCTGCCAactcagccccacagcacaagatggccgccagcctagcgccacagcctaagatggccgccagcctagcgccacagcccaag atggccgccagcctagcgccacagcccaagatggccgccagcctagcgacacagcccaggatggccgccagcctagcgccacagcccaagatggccgccagcctagcgccacagcccaggatggctgccagcccagcaccacagcacaagatggccgactcaacgccaccgactctccatcgtagagggcggaggaggagacaggcagctactgttcctcaggacccggagaacgttcccgagcggaccGCTGCCatccatgaggccattcccgatgcggtgcccgctgctgtttcGGAGGCGGTGgctgaggctgttcccgatgcggtgcccgctgcggttctggaggccgatgcggttcccgttgctgttccggaggccgaggcggtggccgaggccgttcccgatgcgatGCCCGctactgttccggaggccgaggcggtgcccgctgctgttccggaggccgaggcggtggccgaggccgttcccgatgcggttcccgttgctgttccggaggccggggcggtggccgaggtcattcccgatgcggtgcccgctgctgctccggaggccgaggctgttcccgaggcggtgcccgatgcagttcccgaggcagtgcccgatgcagttcccgaggcggtgcccgatgcagttcccgaggcggtgcccgatgcagttcccgaggcggtgcccgatgcagttcccgaggcggtgcccgatgcagttcccgaggcggtgcccgatgcagttcccgaggcggtgcccgatgcagttcccgaggcggtgcccgatgcagttcccgaggcggtgcccgatgca GTATAG